The Virgibacillus siamensis sequence TTTAGCCAAATTTTTCACATCTTTCATTTTTATTCCACGATGATAAGTGTATCCGGATCTATATGAAGATCATTAGGCCAAGCAACAGTTCCAGCATCGCTATCAACATAAACCTGTTCAAAAATGGTTGGCTCCTCCAACTTCATAAGTACCCCTTTCATCGAAGGTCGTATATCTACAAAACGTTTTTCACCATTATCGAATTCACATAAGAGCCATCCAGACATATTAGGAATTGGTTTTGCCTTCATTATCTCACGCATTTGAATCCCCTTTCTTAGGCGGCGGAATTTGCTTTGGTGTTTTAAACTCCTTACAGTTTTTCCACGCCTTCATAATAGCATAATGATTTTTATTAAGCCAGACTGTTTCTTTAAGGGGTATACCTCTCCTGTCCTCTTATATGAAACTGAGATGGGATATTATTCTACCGATTAGATATTATTAATTCCTTTTTAATGCGTTCTCTCCCATTTGGGGGATGCTCTCTCCCTTTTAAGCGCGTCCTCTCCCATTTGGGCATTGCTCTCTCCCGTTTCGGCGCGTTGTCTCCCATTTGGGCACTGCTCTTTCCCTTTTAAGCGCGTCCTCTCCCATTTGAGCACTGCCCTCTCCCGTTTCGGCGCGTTGTCTCCCATTTGGGCACTGCTCTTTCCCTTTTAAGCATTAGTTTTTTACTATCCATCTTCTATGCCTTGGGTCAAATTGCAATCCGCTATCTCTCATAAGCCTTGTTGCTGTATTTTTACCGTTTATTCCTAACCATCGCATACATTCGCTGTTAGTGATATAAGGCATGCATAATAAATATATTTTTAATGCCTCCAAATGGGCATTACTTGAGAAACCACCACATTTTCTGCATCTCCATCCGCCATACACCCGCCCCATCCCCAGCATCTTACACTTAAGACACCTTACGCCAGGCGATAAATCATCCAACATGATCCCATATTCCCGCATGATATCCCGATCATACTCAATACAATCGCGCAGGATCTGCTTCCCTATATTCCAATGTTGTAATTTGTTCGCACCGGCATTTGACAACTCATCTTCTTTGGCAAGAATCATGGACGGAATCCGGGCGGCGTGTGCTACTATTTTGGCGAGTTCCTGCTCATCGCCGACCACTTCCATAATGGTAGAGGGATCTGCAATGGCGACAAAATAGTAGATGGGGATGTTGGGCATGTTATGTTGAAAGAAGTAGTTTTGCAAATGGAATTTTTGGTTTTCGACCTGTGTGATTGGATATTCGAAGCCGGATTCAATTTTTCCGTCACTGCGGGTTAACTGTTTGAGGTTCGTGTTAAAGATGATCTTATCCATGTAATGCTTAGCATCAACAATATAGGTAGCATAGTTGGCGGAAATGACTGTGTCCATTTGGGTTGTTTTCCCATTAACGCGAAGACATACATCCTGTAGAATGGTGTGTTTTGAGGCGAGATTGTCGAGGTAATAGTCCACCTTTTTTTCACCGATATAGCCGCGTTGCCGCTGTGCCGCATCTTTTTTTATGTCCGCTAATCTTGGAAAGGCCGGTGAGAGCCTCGGAATAATCGCATCCAGCTTCGCAAGTGGACGCGGCTTTTTTCGTTTCCTTAGTATCATAAACTCCACCTCGTTTTTCATTAAATTATAGTACACACCGCCCGAAAGTAAAAAAACCAAAACTGATTAAAATGCCGGCAAAATGGGATTTTACAGCCTTGAAACATCTGAAAATCCCCATTCCCCGTGCCAAAGCGAAAAGTGAGCAAATTTATCGGCTCTAAAATGGAAAAGTAGAGATTTTTTGACCAAAACAAAAACACCCAGCCGCAGCTGGATGTTCCATCTTACAACGAATCCTTCACTTTTTTAGCAACATCATCCGGTACCCATTTCGTCCAGATATCCGGATTTTTCTTTAGCCATTTTTTGGCTTCATCTTTAGCCTCAATTTCATTCTTTTTCATATCAGAAAGTACAGCATTGGTAATATCAGCGCTTGTTTGGTAGTTGCTCAAAAACTCAACAACTTTTGGTGCGGTGTCTTCCAAATCTTTATTAATGGCAACAAGCACATCGTTTTGCGGGAATGTACCTTCCAAATATGTCATATCATACATGCCCAGCATCCAGGTTGGTCCCCACATATAACCGACCCACGGCTCCCCTTTTTCATAATGCTGAACCATCGATTGTTTGAGGGATGCGCCTGATCCGGGCTGTATATACTTAAATTTATCTTTCAGACCGTATTTTTCCATTTGCTGCTGGGAAATTTCTTCGGCCTTCCAGCCAAGCGGTGAGCCATAAAGTTTTCCATCAAATACATCTGCATATTCCAGCAGGTCTTTTGTTGTTTTAAGATCAGGCGCCATCGGTTTAATTCCGCGCTCCGGATCTCCTTCAATGACATAAGTCGGAACGTAAAAGCCTTGAATATTATCATCAAAGTTAACCGATACTTTCTTCACTGTGCCTGAGTCGACAGCTTTTTCCCAGGCATCTTTAATGTTTTGTTTCCATATTTCCATATATACGTTAATGTCACCTTCTTGTAAGCCCAAAAGCGTTACAGTGGTTGAACCGGAAGTAACATCCGTCTGGTAGCCATATCCTTCCTCAATAATCGTGCGTGCCACCCAATTGTGGAATCGCAGGCTTTCCCATCCCGCATCAGCAAAGACGATTGTTTGTTTTTCACCATTATCTTCCACACTATTTTTATCTTTGGATTCTTCATCACCTGAACATGCTGCCAGTAACAACATTGGAATGATCAACATCAAGATAGCAAAACTTTTGTAAACGTTTTTCATGTTGGTAACAACACTCCCTAAATTTTAGTATAATACTTGCTCTATGAATCTCGCACTCCCAAACTGCGGAACTGGACGTTTGTTAATACGTTTTATACTATACCATAAGTCGCACACAATATAAACACTATAAAAAATTGTAATTATATAGGTTTTTTATACAGTTTAAATTTTATAAAATGCATAATGAACTACCACTACATCCGAAACAGAAATATAGTACACTATATCTATAACCAAACGCAGGAGGATACACCATTGAATAACATACAGCTTTATCAGCAAAAACGTACTACTCCGGAAGAGGCAGTTACCCACATAAAACCAGGAGAGGACATCATCACCCCGCTCATAGCAGGAGAACCCTACACATTAATGAAGCAATTAGAAACGTATGATGGATTAAATGGTAACCGGCTGTTTCAAATGCTTTCGGCAAATGAGGTTATCAATGTTGCACCGGACAAGCTGAAAATCATCAGTATGTTCATGGGTACGACGGAGCGTAAAGCATTTAAGGAAAGGAAAATTGATCTGCTGCCAAATCACTTTTCCGATATCCCGCGGCTGATGATACAGCAACCCACCGATAAAGTGATCATGGCGGTTGTATCCCCAATGGATGAAAATGGCTATTTTTCACTTGGAACGAATTGTGACCATACTTCCGGGATACTTCCATTTGCCAAAACCGTTCTTCTTGAGGTAAATGAAAATATGCCGCGCACATTTGGCGAGAATCAAATTCATATTTCAGATGTAACAGCATTGATTGGAAGTGATGCACCGATTCCGCAGGCGCCGCCAGCACGACTGTCTGATAAAGATAAAGTGATTGGTGAGTATGTGGCGGAATTGATTAAAGATGATGATGTACTCCAAATTGGATTCGGGTCGATACCAAATGCAATCATCGATAACTTGAAAAACCACCAGAATTTAAGCATTCATACGGAAATGATTCCGGAAAAAATTATTGAATTGTTCCGGAACGGGTCGGTGACAAATGCGAACAACCCGTTTCACAAAGGAAAAATGACGGCAACTTTCGCATACGGGACACAAAAATTGTATGATTTTCTCCATGAAAATGAAGATGTGTATATGCTGCCGGTCAATAAGACGAATAATGCAGCCAATCTTGCCGGGTTGAAAAATCTGGTGACAATCAATGCAGCTGTAGAGGTTGATTTCCTTGGACAAGCGAATTCGGAAAAAGTCGGTGGTACGTACTGGTCGTCAACCGGCGGACAGTCTGACTTCCAGCTTGCCTCGCATTTATCAGAAGGAGGACGTGGTGTACTCTGCCTGCATTCGACGGCTAAAGGCGACTCCATTTCCAAAATTAGACCAACATTGGATCCCGGCACACCGATTTCGACATCAAAGAATGATATTGATTAT is a genomic window containing:
- a CDS encoding DUF2442 domain-containing protein, with protein sequence MREIMKAKPIPNMSGWLLCEFDNGEKRFVDIRPSMKGVLMKLEEPTIFEQVYVDSDAGTVAWPNDLHIDPDTLIIVE
- a CDS encoding NERD domain-containing protein gives rise to the protein MILRKRKKPRPLAKLDAIIPRLSPAFPRLADIKKDAAQRQRGYIGEKKVDYYLDNLASKHTILQDVCLRVNGKTTQMDTVISANYATYIVDAKHYMDKIIFNTNLKQLTRSDGKIESGFEYPITQVENQKFHLQNYFFQHNMPNIPIYYFVAIADPSTIMEVVGDEQELAKIVAHAARIPSMILAKEDELSNAGANKLQHWNIGKQILRDCIEYDRDIMREYGIMLDDLSPGVRCLKCKMLGMGRVYGGWRCRKCGGFSSNAHLEALKIYLLCMPYITNSECMRWLGINGKNTATRLMRDSGLQFDPRHRRWIVKN
- a CDS encoding ABC transporter substrate-binding protein, with the protein product MKNVYKSFAILMLIIPMLLLAACSGDEESKDKNSVEDNGEKQTIVFADAGWESLRFHNWVARTIIEEGYGYQTDVTSGSTTVTLLGLQEGDINVYMEIWKQNIKDAWEKAVDSGTVKKVSVNFDDNIQGFYVPTYVIEGDPERGIKPMAPDLKTTKDLLEYADVFDGKLYGSPLGWKAEEISQQQMEKYGLKDKFKYIQPGSGASLKQSMVQHYEKGEPWVGYMWGPTWMLGMYDMTYLEGTFPQNDVLVAINKDLEDTAPKVVEFLSNYQTSADITNAVLSDMKKNEIEAKDEAKKWLKKNPDIWTKWVPDDVAKKVKDSL
- a CDS encoding acetyl-CoA hydrolase/transferase family protein, with translation MNNIQLYQQKRTTPEEAVTHIKPGEDIITPLIAGEPYTLMKQLETYDGLNGNRLFQMLSANEVINVAPDKLKIISMFMGTTERKAFKERKIDLLPNHFSDIPRLMIQQPTDKVIMAVVSPMDENGYFSLGTNCDHTSGILPFAKTVLLEVNENMPRTFGENQIHISDVTALIGSDAPIPQAPPARLSDKDKVIGEYVAELIKDDDVLQIGFGSIPNAIIDNLKNHQNLSIHTEMIPEKIIELFRNGSVTNANNPFHKGKMTATFAYGTQKLYDFLHENEDVYMLPVNKTNNAANLAGLKNLVTINAAVEVDFLGQANSEKVGGTYWSSTGGQSDFQLASHLSEGGRGVLCLHSTAKGDSISKIRPTLDPGTPISTSKNDIDYVVTEHGIARLRGQTIRERTSELIRIAHPNFRDELKYEAKQMGYL